In one window of Candidatus Avedoeria danica DNA:
- the sufD gene encoding Fe-S cluster assembly protein SufD — protein MTNATRDGAGTTSVVRGSTPRTTTTPAGDRFLADFAALSRANGHAPAWLTERRIAAAARFEAIGLPTTRQEAWRKTNVQPIAQVAFANAPAMAAHSVVATSAADALDRLALLPLEGHRLVFVNGVFDAARSHVGALPAGVRVGTLEQALREGDAVVATHYGRLADGEDAPFAAINTALAHDGAVIVVPDGVAVEAPIHVVFACAGGETAVAHHPRVLVVAGVGSRVTVIESYGGLVAGDVYLTNAVSEVVVAEGAEVDHTKRQLESEAAFHMGGMHVVQTGASRYVNHNVALGGRIVRNEIAIRIDASGCDTLLHGLYMGHGQQHIDNHTMLDHLKSGCHSFELYKGVLDGRATAVFTGRIKVHQDAQQTDAVQENRCLLLADTATVNTQPQLEIFADDVKCTHGASVGELDETQLTYLKARGIPPAAAHGILTYAYANEIIERIPIELVRDELEGLIRGRVRESQQLGD, from the coding sequence ATGACGAACGCGACGCGCGACGGCGCGGGGACAACGTCCGTTGTGAGGGGATCGACGCCGCGGACCACGACGACACCGGCCGGCGACCGGTTCCTGGCGGATTTCGCCGCCTTGTCGCGCGCCAACGGCCATGCCCCGGCGTGGCTCACCGAGCGCCGTATCGCCGCCGCCGCCCGCTTCGAGGCCATCGGCCTGCCGACGACGCGCCAGGAGGCGTGGCGCAAGACGAACGTGCAGCCGATCGCCCAGGTCGCGTTCGCGAACGCGCCGGCGATGGCCGCGCATTCGGTCGTCGCGACCTCCGCCGCGGATGCGCTCGATCGGCTGGCGCTGTTGCCGCTCGAAGGCCACCGCCTCGTGTTCGTGAACGGCGTCTTCGACGCGGCGCGGTCGCACGTCGGCGCGCTGCCGGCGGGCGTGCGCGTCGGGACGCTGGAACAGGCATTGCGCGAGGGCGATGCGGTGGTCGCAACGCACTATGGCCGCTTGGCCGATGGGGAAGACGCGCCGTTCGCGGCGATCAACACCGCGCTGGCGCATGATGGGGCCGTGATCGTCGTGCCGGACGGCGTGGCGGTCGAGGCGCCGATCCACGTCGTGTTCGCGTGCGCGGGCGGGGAGACGGCGGTGGCGCACCATCCGCGCGTGCTCGTCGTGGCCGGCGTCGGCAGCCGGGTGACCGTGATCGAGAGCTACGGCGGGCTCGTGGCGGGCGATGTCTATCTGACGAACGCCGTGAGCGAGGTCGTCGTGGCCGAAGGGGCCGAGGTGGACCACACGAAGCGGCAGCTCGAGAGCGAGGCGGCCTTCCACATGGGCGGCATGCACGTCGTTCAGACGGGCGCGAGCCGCTACGTGAACCACAACGTCGCCCTCGGCGGCCGGATCGTCCGCAACGAGATCGCCATCCGCATCGACGCCTCCGGCTGCGACACGCTGCTACACGGGCTGTACATGGGCCACGGGCAGCAGCACATCGACAACCACACGATGTTGGACCACCTGAAGAGCGGCTGCCACAGCTTCGAGCTCTACAAGGGCGTGCTGGACGGACGCGCGACGGCCGTGTTCACCGGGCGGATCAAGGTCCACCAGGACGCCCAGCAGACGGACGCCGTCCAGGAGAACCGCTGCCTGCTGCTCGCCGACACGGCGACGGTGAATACGCAGCCGCAGCTCGAGATCTTCGCCGACGATGTGAAGTGCACGCACGGCGCCTCGGTCGGCGAGCTGGACGAGACGCAGTTGACGTACCTCAAGGCCCGCGGCATTCCGCCGGCCGCCGCCCACGGCATCCTGACGTACGCCTACGCCAACGAGATCATCGAGCGCATCCCGATCGAGTTGGTGCGCGACGAGCTCGAGGGGCTGATCCGGGGGCGGGTGCGGGAGAGCCAGCAGCTGGGCGACTGA
- a CDS encoding DUF11 domain-containing protein has product MLENDAWTLSDTLDVNNSNNFAFTQNTVLAAADMGVNPTAVGEVVTSYNTALHQFIVTDTANQVTAGKILRYQAQVQNNGPSDGRNVTIQENLPTAPVPGPVTFLRAVGADCRPDDVNQQLLFCDLDDMAAGARETFDVYVLVDPSVPTGTNLATTFTALQSGSNTVPPGPPPAIPGVEPTRPITWDPCLNCGPVGEHQRVLRQRDGEHGGGRLHQQGGRAGRTAAGPAAGAGPGDRRQGAPLPDHDRQRRPSVALRRRGDGHAGPEAGRDPGRALPALRAVRPGRPGHVRLRGVEHGDADAPAGRQRERRADGGDRDARAGQGIQLLPDHAGGSGYVLDGTDLLATDTANITTTTTDLRTQNNTDRHDTLIIAEADLAITKADDAAGFLTCDPVAPGGTITYDLTVTNSGPSDAADVYVVDQLPVNFVVVDPALVDVTVSRGAVVEVRDDGQITIRVGNDPNNLGVNELGRVNAGSAPVTIRITVTVRQDAACGQQAANAARVETRQNNTA; this is encoded by the coding sequence GTGCTCGAGAACGACGCATGGACGCTGTCCGACACACTGGACGTGAACAACAGCAACAACTTCGCCTTCACGCAGAACACGGTGCTGGCGGCGGCGGACATGGGCGTAAACCCGACGGCCGTCGGCGAGGTCGTGACTTCCTACAACACCGCGCTGCACCAGTTCATCGTGACAGATACGGCCAACCAGGTGACGGCGGGCAAGATCCTGCGCTACCAGGCCCAGGTCCAGAACAACGGGCCGTCGGACGGCCGGAACGTGACGATCCAGGAGAACCTGCCCACAGCGCCGGTGCCTGGGCCGGTGACGTTCCTGCGCGCCGTCGGGGCTGACTGCCGGCCGGACGACGTGAACCAGCAGCTTCTGTTCTGCGACCTCGACGACATGGCGGCCGGGGCGCGCGAGACGTTCGACGTCTACGTGCTGGTCGACCCGTCGGTGCCGACCGGAACGAATCTGGCGACCACGTTCACGGCGCTGCAGAGCGGATCGAACACGGTTCCGCCAGGCCCGCCGCCGGCGATCCCGGGCGTGGAGCCGACGCGGCCGATCACGTGGGATCCGTGCTTGAATTGCGGTCCGGTGGGGGAGCATCAACGCGTTCTTCGCCAGCGCGACGGTGAACACGGTGGCGGACGTCTTCATCAACAAGGTGGACGTGCCGGCCGAACCGCGGCTGGACCGGCAGCAGGAGCCGGACCTGGCGATCGCCGGCAAGGAGCACCGCTACCTGATCACGATCGGCAACGACGGCCGAGCGTGGCGCTCCGGCGTCGGGGCGACGGACACGCTGGACCTGAAGCAGGCCGGGATCCTGGGCGAGCGCTTCCTGCGCTGCGAGCCGTTCGACCTGGACGACCAGGTCACGTGCGCCTTCGCGGCGTTGAACACGGTGACGCTGACGCACCTGCAGGTCGGCAACGAGAACGTCGTGCCGACGGCGGGGACCGGGACGCTCGTGCCGGGCAAGGCATACAGCTTCTACCTGATCACGCAGGTGGATCCGGCTACGTCCTGGACGGGACGGACCTGCTGGCGACGGACACGGCGAACATCACGACGACGACGACGGATCTGCGGACGCAGAACAACACGGACCGGCACGACACGCTGATCATCGCCGAGGCGGACCTGGCGATCACGAAGGCGGACGACGCGGCCGGGTTCCTGACGTGCGACCCCGTGGCGCCGGGCGGGACGATCACGTACGACCTGACGGTGACGAACAGCGGCCCATCCGACGCGGCCGACGTGTACGTCGTGGACCAGCTGCCGGTGAACTTCGTGGTCGTGGATCCGGCGCTGGTGGACGTGACGGTGTCGCGTGGCGCGGTGGTCGAGGTTCGCGACGACGGACAGATCACGATCCGCGTCGGGAACGACCCGAACAACCTGGGCGTGAACGAGCTCGGGCGGGTGAACGCCGGCAGCGCGCCGGTGACGATCCGGATCACGGTGACGGTGCGCCAGGACGCGGCATGCGGCCAGCAGGCGGCGAACGCGGCGCGGGTCGAGACGCGGCAGAACAACACGGCGTAG